In the Kitasatospora terrestris genome, one interval contains:
- a CDS encoding M4 family metallopeptidase: protein MSPSSSSPRRRTLTAGALAATAALVAAGVQFTTVADAANGRDTAIAKAKANVSRNADLFGFGAGQDLQVKDVVIDADGTQHVRFDRTYQGLPVIGGDLVVHQDPHGRLKDSSRAKGHNPAVKTTVPAVPAQTTAAKALGAVGQDVTAATSTPQLVVWAADGTARLAWQTTVSGTGKQGQPSGRIVVTDAITGAEIEQLATEHQASATGTGHSEYTGDITFADTLQADGTYALIDPVRGHVTKDAHNLSSSSIKATSGTLYTDADNVWGDGKKFSTDRATAAVDAHANTAWTYDYYKNTFGRSGIKNDGKGATVFVHVGTNWDNAQWSDACFCMMTGDGDGTTDPEQVDLDTMGHEMTHGVTSATANLRYSGESGGLNEATSDIFGTMVEFYANNAYDKGDYLFSDQSTPPWLRRFDKPSLDGRSADCWSKSVGRLDVHNSSGVGNHWFYLASEGSGAKTVNGVNYNSPTCNGSTVTGIGNQKVAAIWYRALTVYMTSTTDYKGARTASLNAAKDLYGSGSTEYNAVAAAWSAVSVS from the coding sequence GTGAGCCCCTCCTCCTCTTCCCCGCGCCGCCGCACCCTCACCGCCGGCGCCCTGGCCGCCACCGCCGCCCTGGTCGCGGCCGGTGTGCAGTTCACCACCGTCGCCGACGCCGCCAACGGCCGGGACACCGCCATCGCCAAGGCGAAGGCCAACGTCTCGCGCAACGCCGACCTGTTCGGCTTCGGCGCCGGCCAGGACCTGCAGGTCAAGGACGTGGTGATCGACGCGGACGGCACCCAGCACGTCCGCTTCGACCGCACCTACCAGGGCCTGCCGGTGATCGGCGGCGACCTGGTGGTCCACCAGGACCCGCACGGCCGGCTCAAGGACTCCTCGCGCGCCAAGGGCCACAACCCGGCCGTGAAGACCACCGTCCCCGCCGTCCCCGCGCAGACCACCGCCGCCAAGGCGCTCGGCGCGGTCGGCCAGGACGTCACCGCCGCCACCTCCACCCCGCAGCTGGTCGTCTGGGCCGCCGACGGCACCGCCCGGCTCGCCTGGCAGACCACCGTGAGCGGCACCGGGAAGCAGGGCCAGCCCTCCGGCCGGATCGTGGTCACCGACGCCATCACCGGCGCCGAGATCGAGCAGCTCGCCACCGAGCACCAGGCCTCCGCCACCGGCACCGGCCACTCCGAGTACACCGGCGACATCACCTTCGCCGACACCCTGCAGGCCGACGGCACGTACGCGCTGATCGACCCGGTGCGCGGCCACGTCACCAAGGACGCCCACAACCTGTCGTCCAGCAGCATCAAGGCCACCTCCGGCACGCTGTACACCGACGCCGACAACGTCTGGGGCGACGGGAAGAAGTTCTCCACCGACCGCGCCACCGCCGCCGTCGACGCCCACGCCAACACCGCCTGGACGTACGACTACTACAAGAACACCTTCGGCCGCAGCGGCATCAAGAACGACGGCAAGGGCGCCACCGTCTTCGTCCACGTCGGCACCAACTGGGACAACGCCCAGTGGTCGGACGCCTGCTTCTGCATGATGACCGGCGACGGCGACGGCACCACCGACCCCGAGCAGGTCGACCTGGACACCATGGGCCACGAGATGACCCACGGCGTCACCAGCGCCACCGCCAACCTGCGTTACAGCGGCGAGTCCGGCGGCCTCAACGAGGCCACCAGCGACATCTTCGGCACCATGGTCGAGTTCTACGCCAACAACGCGTACGACAAGGGCGACTACCTGTTCTCCGACCAGTCCACCCCGCCGTGGCTGCGCCGCTTCGACAAGCCCTCGCTGGACGGCCGCTCGGCCGACTGCTGGAGCAAGTCGGTCGGCCGCCTCGACGTGCACAACTCCTCCGGCGTCGGCAACCACTGGTTCTACCTGGCCAGCGAGGGCAGCGGCGCGAAGACCGTCAACGGCGTCAACTACAACTCGCCGACCTGCAACGGCTCCACCGTCACCGGCATCGGCAACCAGAAGGTCGCCGCGATCTGGTACCGGGCGCTGACCGTCTACATGACCTCCACCACGGACTACAAGGGCGCCCGCACCGCGTCCCTGAACGCCGCCAAGGACCTGTACGGCAGCGGCAGCACCGAGTACAACGCGGTCGCCGCGGCGTGGAGCGCGGTCAGCGTCTCCTGA
- a CDS encoding NAD(P)-dependent oxidoreductase: MTPGTLRLPGRVLVVDPAPGVLALPELDALHGLGLEPTVNLRRIGDAGLRAEIAARWATVDFDGFAEEQLACALESGGAGFDALKCRAGIPLTAAVLARATAAGLGRRLVLAGRAASGADTFDAGAADRLGVAVRTTPGANAAAVAELTLALVLDALRGVSRRSDALRAGRWGDAVDGLPTGSLAGARLGLIGSGAIARRVAELGRAFGAEVLVHGSPRFTAERAAGWPGRRVRTVEELLAACDVVSVHVPATAETRGLIGPERLRLMRPGSVLVNTARSSVVDEAALDRALRDPLSGPSRAAVDVFDEEGPGFASPLADNPFCTLSPHAAGMTRSAVEESSRRLVRAFAEFLGEAGPGRR; encoded by the coding sequence GTGACCCCCGGCACGCTCCGCCTCCCGGGCCGGGTCCTCGTGGTGGACCCGGCCCCGGGCGTCCTGGCCCTGCCGGAGCTGGACGCCCTCCACGGGCTCGGCCTGGAGCCCACCGTCAACCTCCGCCGGATCGGCGACGCCGGCCTGCGGGCGGAGATCGCGGCCCGGTGGGCGACGGTGGACTTCGACGGGTTCGCGGAGGAGCAGCTGGCGTGCGCCCTCGAGTCCGGCGGGGCCGGGTTCGACGCCCTGAAGTGCCGGGCCGGTATCCCGCTCACCGCCGCGGTCCTGGCCCGGGCCACCGCCGCCGGCCTCGGACGGCGCCTGGTCCTGGCCGGCCGGGCCGCGTCCGGGGCCGACACCTTCGACGCCGGGGCGGCCGACCGCCTCGGCGTCGCGGTCCGCACCACCCCGGGCGCCAACGCGGCGGCCGTGGCGGAACTGACGCTGGCGCTGGTCCTCGACGCGCTGCGCGGAGTCTCCCGGCGGTCGGACGCGCTGCGCGCCGGCCGCTGGGGCGACGCGGTCGACGGCCTGCCCACCGGGAGCCTGGCCGGCGCCCGGCTCGGCCTGATCGGCTCCGGGGCGATCGCCCGGCGGGTCGCGGAGCTGGGCCGGGCGTTCGGGGCCGAGGTGCTGGTGCACGGGTCGCCCCGGTTCACCGCCGAGCGGGCGGCCGGCTGGCCGGGACGACGGGTGCGGACGGTCGAGGAGCTGCTGGCCGCCTGCGACGTGGTGTCCGTGCACGTGCCGGCCACCGCGGAGACCCGGGGGCTGATCGGGCCCGAGCGGCTGCGGCTGATGCGGCCCGGGTCGGTGCTGGTGAACACGGCCCGGTCGAGCGTGGTCGACGAAGCCGCGCTGGACCGGGCGCTGCGGGACCCGCTGTCCGGCCCGTCCCGGGCGGCCGTCGACGTCTTCGACGAGGAGGGGCCGGGCTTCGCCTCGCCGCTCGCGGACAACCCGTTCTGCACGCTGTCCCCGCACGCCGCGGGCATGACCAGGTCGGCGGTGGAGGAGTCCTCGCGGCGCCTGGTGCGGGCCTTCGCGGAGTTCCTCGGGGAGGCCGGCCCGGGCCGCCGGTGA
- a CDS encoding ABC-F family ATP-binding cassette domain-containing protein, producing the protein MAQPTTSILCTELSFEWPDGTPVLDGFHLAVGPGRTGLIGLNGAGKSTLIRLIAGDLTPTSGTVRIAGEVAYLPQDLTLANDQRVDEALGIRAAREGLLAIESGDTDERHFTAVGDDWDVEERARATLDRLGLTALGLDRSTADLSGGEAVLLHLAALLLRRPDVLLLDEPTNNLDRVARTRLYEAVAGFPGVLLVVSHDRELLQHVDQIADLRGGEVTWYGGNFAAYEATLAAEQETAERLVRSAEADVRRQQRDLVQARIRSDRSASYGKKMAVTRNDPKIIAGGMKNRAQNTAGRLAGMHTDRLNDAKDRLTAAEEAVRDDAEIRIDLPRTAVPAGRTVLVLDRVRLAHGPAADLELRGPERIALIGRNGSGKSTLLRTIAGELAPVEGEVGVPVPMRYLPQRLDLLDGRLSVFGNVKAFAPAQSDNAVRARLARFLFRGARADQSAATLSGGERFRATLAALLLADPPPQLLMLDEPTNNLDLASMRQLTQALAGYRGALIVASHDLPFLRGLGITRWMELEGGELRTVDPR; encoded by the coding sequence ATGGCGCAACCGACCACTTCCATCCTCTGCACCGAGCTGTCCTTCGAGTGGCCCGACGGCACCCCCGTGCTGGACGGCTTCCACCTCGCGGTCGGCCCCGGCCGGACGGGCCTGATCGGCCTGAACGGCGCGGGCAAGTCCACCCTGATCCGGCTGATCGCCGGCGACCTCACCCCGACCTCCGGCACCGTCCGGATCGCCGGCGAGGTCGCCTACCTGCCGCAGGACCTCACGCTGGCCAACGACCAGAGGGTGGACGAGGCACTCGGCATCCGGGCGGCCCGCGAGGGCCTGCTCGCCATCGAGTCCGGCGACACCGACGAGCGGCACTTCACCGCCGTCGGCGACGACTGGGACGTCGAGGAGCGCGCCCGCGCCACCCTCGACCGGCTCGGCCTCACCGCACTCGGCCTCGACCGCAGCACCGCCGACCTGTCCGGCGGCGAGGCCGTGCTGCTCCACCTCGCCGCGCTGCTGCTGCGCCGCCCCGACGTGCTGCTGCTCGACGAGCCCACCAACAACCTGGACCGGGTCGCCCGGACCCGGCTGTACGAGGCGGTGGCCGGCTTCCCCGGCGTGCTGCTGGTGGTCAGCCACGACCGCGAGCTGCTCCAGCACGTCGACCAGATCGCCGACCTGCGCGGCGGCGAGGTCACCTGGTACGGCGGCAACTTCGCCGCGTACGAGGCGACCCTGGCGGCCGAGCAGGAGACCGCCGAGCGGCTGGTGCGCAGCGCCGAGGCGGACGTCCGCCGGCAGCAGCGCGACCTGGTCCAGGCCCGGATCCGGTCCGACCGCAGCGCCAGCTACGGCAAGAAGATGGCCGTCACCCGCAACGACCCCAAGATCATCGCGGGTGGCATGAAGAACCGGGCACAGAACACCGCGGGCCGGCTCGCCGGCATGCACACCGACCGGCTGAACGACGCCAAGGACCGGCTCACCGCCGCCGAGGAGGCGGTGCGCGACGACGCGGAGATCCGCATCGACCTGCCGCGCACCGCCGTCCCCGCCGGACGCACGGTGCTCGTCCTCGACCGGGTGCGGCTCGCCCACGGGCCGGCCGCCGACCTCGAACTGCGCGGCCCCGAGCGGATCGCGCTGATCGGCCGCAACGGCTCCGGCAAGTCCACCCTGCTGCGCACGATCGCGGGCGAACTCGCCCCGGTCGAGGGCGAGGTGGGAGTGCCGGTGCCGATGCGGTACCTGCCGCAGCGGCTCGACCTGCTCGACGGGCGGCTGAGCGTCTTCGGCAACGTGAAGGCGTTCGCCCCGGCGCAGAGCGACAACGCCGTCCGGGCCCGGCTGGCGCGCTTCCTGTTCCGCGGCGCCCGGGCCGACCAGAGCGCGGCGACGCTGTCCGGCGGCGAGCGCTTCCGGGCGACGCTCGCGGCGCTGCTGCTCGCCGACCCGCCGCCGCAGCTGCTGATGCTCGACGAGCCGACCAACAACCTGGACCTGGCCAGCATGCGCCAGCTCACCCAGGCCCTGGCCGGCTACCGCGGGGCGCTGATCGTGGCCAGCCACGACCTGCCGTTCCTGCGCGGGCTCGGCATCACCCGCTGGATGGAACTCGAGGGGGGCGAACTGCGCACGGTGGACCCGCGGTGA
- a CDS encoding carbohydrate binding domain-containing protein, which yields MLLHRTALTGTLAAALLLPLVPAATAAAAPATWYLDCSAASDGTGSQTSPWNGLGTANAHLFQPGDKLLLKRGATCTGTLKPQGSGTAGAPITLAAYGTGTARPVVAGNPASTEKAAVHLYNVEQWEIRDLEITFADTNATKRERNGLLVEVADLPDGVGTHYLVDDVHVHDVNGDATKWSNGIQFRVSGTTTPTNFDDVLVQNSRIEHVDREGLTNRSTWMCRPSYGTGDGCGTTVNWRASTRLVFRGNTVSDTGGDGIVVRAADHALVEHNTAYDIAMRPMGSNAGIWTINSDSTTIQYNEVHHVRRLSDNNDGMAFDSDYGNTGALFQYNYSHDNEGGFMLFCGACGAGSSSTGTVVRYNLSRADRSRWLFAVGEKNARMYNNTAYLPSGSTAAVVQQGSGTSTTLLSGNVFANLGTGGYTGFGSSAYKPGDFTWDSNLFWGNHPANEPTDPGKVTADPKFANQAGTAAADFALAAGSPARGAGAVVAGNGGQDFFGAPVPQVCRPDQGFQQAGSFDDAACAAPDPVRNGGFESGAIAPWTYYGGVVLDTANAHSGTYAVKVGPAQAAAEQVITVKPGTTYRLSGWGKVSAAGSELSLGVKQYDALGSTTRAAFTATAYAQGSTTFTTGANTTTARIYCYARSGTGYGYCDDVTVTQL from the coding sequence ATGCTCCTGCACCGCACCGCGCTCACCGGCACCCTCGCCGCCGCGCTGCTCCTCCCCCTCGTTCCCGCCGCCACCGCGGCGGCCGCCCCGGCCACCTGGTACCTGGACTGTTCGGCCGCCTCGGACGGTACCGGAAGTCAGACCAGCCCGTGGAACGGTCTCGGCACCGCCAACGCCCACCTCTTCCAGCCCGGTGACAAGCTGCTGCTCAAGCGCGGCGCCACCTGCACCGGTACGCTGAAGCCGCAGGGCTCCGGCACCGCCGGGGCGCCGATCACCCTCGCGGCGTACGGCACCGGCACCGCCCGCCCGGTGGTGGCCGGCAACCCCGCCTCCACCGAGAAGGCCGCCGTCCACCTCTACAACGTCGAGCAGTGGGAGATCCGCGACCTGGAGATCACCTTCGCCGACACCAACGCCACCAAGCGGGAGCGCAACGGCCTGCTGGTCGAGGTCGCCGACCTCCCCGACGGCGTCGGCACCCACTACCTGGTCGACGACGTCCACGTGCACGACGTCAACGGCGACGCCACCAAGTGGTCCAACGGCATCCAGTTCCGGGTCTCCGGCACCACCACCCCTACCAACTTCGACGACGTCCTGGTCCAGAACTCCCGGATCGAGCACGTCGACCGGGAGGGTCTGACCAACCGCTCCACCTGGATGTGCCGGCCGAGCTACGGCACCGGCGACGGCTGCGGCACCACCGTCAACTGGCGGGCCAGCACCCGCCTGGTCTTCCGCGGCAACACCGTCAGCGACACCGGCGGCGACGGCATCGTGGTCCGCGCCGCCGACCACGCGCTGGTCGAGCACAACACCGCGTACGACATCGCGATGCGCCCGATGGGCTCCAACGCCGGCATCTGGACCATCAACTCGGACTCCACCACGATCCAGTACAACGAGGTCCACCACGTCCGCCGGCTGTCCGACAACAACGACGGCATGGCCTTCGACTCGGACTACGGCAACACCGGCGCGCTGTTCCAGTACAACTACAGCCACGACAACGAGGGCGGCTTCATGCTGTTCTGCGGGGCGTGCGGCGCCGGGTCCAGCTCGACCGGGACGGTGGTCCGGTACAACCTGAGCCGGGCCGACAGGAGCCGCTGGCTGTTCGCGGTCGGTGAGAAGAACGCCCGGATGTACAACAACACCGCCTACCTGCCGAGCGGTTCGACCGCGGCGGTGGTCCAGCAGGGCTCGGGCACCTCGACCACCCTGCTGTCCGGCAACGTGTTCGCCAACCTGGGCACCGGCGGGTACACCGGCTTCGGGTCCAGCGCCTACAAGCCGGGCGACTTCACCTGGGACTCCAACCTGTTCTGGGGCAACCACCCGGCCAACGAGCCGACCGACCCGGGCAAGGTCACCGCCGACCCGAAGTTCGCGAACCAGGCGGGCACCGCCGCCGCCGACTTCGCCCTGGCGGCCGGCTCCCCGGCCCGCGGGGCGGGAGCGGTGGTGGCCGGCAACGGCGGGCAGGACTTCTTCGGCGCGCCCGTCCCGCAGGTCTGCCGGCCCGACCAGGGCTTCCAGCAGGCGGGGTCCTTCGACGACGCGGCCTGCGCGGCGCCCGACCCGGTGCGCAACGGCGGCTTCGAGTCCGGCGCGATCGCCCCGTGGACGTACTACGGCGGGGTGGTGCTGGACACCGCCAACGCGCACTCCGGCACGTACGCGGTGAAGGTCGGCCCGGCCCAGGCGGCGGCCGAGCAGGTGATCACCGTCAAGCCGGGCACCACGTACCGGCTGTCCGGCTGGGGCAAGGTGTCGGCGGCCGGCAGCGAGCTCTCGCTCGGCGTGAAGCAGTACGACGCGCTCGGCTCCACCACCCGGGCGGCCTTCACCGCCACCGCGTACGCACAGGGCTCCACCACCTTCACCACCGGGGCGAACACCACCACCGCGCGGATCTACTGCTACGCCCGCAGCGGCACCGGGTACGGCTACTGCGACGACGTCACCGTCACCCAGCTCTGA